From Brachyspira pilosicoli, a single genomic window includes:
- a CDS encoding flagellar hook-length control protein FliK, protein MINSVSNVLSFNDSNISANNNNTIYNLYDDNNNSFAKMLDEAKNSEDIYSQSVTNKSIEKEEDYQNSLSSQKNNITDENPQNNVENTENIRKESIENNTDEDKNTELKESVNEEKTEISENNSKENKHIENAENTDNNEIKKNIITSKEKAKKLIDKAGLIIENYKADKKAQIDKNTNIDNKVNEEKLSSLLKDIEDIKEELKNINLEELDEKDKKEIIDLIIALESLEDIAISYQNDDESIEKLSDIFELVEVQDNNIEENAKNNNIEKADVKDAKDIRDTKITENTNDEIVNNSTETLISNDDNNVADKREMRLQEAKENANNNSNLNNTISDEKGSELTIINMKDSSSSLKGYNHYNNVSKTQNTNNLAENIIRFQDLMSKLVEKAQVAVNNGKSEVLMSLNPEYLGKVRLKISMDADNNLVGKIFVDNAEIKDIFTKNLDTVISSLNEIGINIEGFDVMLRQDMPNENGEFEFGGNNLNGFGADNIEEEVVSVQNYNIVPERKLNLLI, encoded by the coding sequence ATGATAAACTCAGTTAGCAATGTATTATCTTTTAATGACAGCAATATATCTGCTAATAACAATAATACAATTTATAATCTATATGATGATAATAATAATAGTTTCGCTAAAATGTTAGATGAAGCAAAAAATAGTGAAGACATTTATTCTCAAAGTGTTACAAATAAATCTATAGAAAAAGAAGAAGATTATCAAAATAGTTTATCTTCTCAAAAAAATAATATAACAGATGAAAATCCTCAAAACAATGTTGAAAATACTGAAAATATAAGAAAAGAAAGTATTGAAAATAATACTGATGAAGATAAAAACACTGAATTAAAAGAAAGTGTAAATGAAGAAAAAACAGAAATATCAGAAAACAATAGCAAAGAAAATAAACATATAGAAAACGCTGAAAATACAGATAACAATGAAATTAAAAAAAATATAATAACTTCTAAAGAAAAAGCAAAAAAATTAATTGATAAAGCAGGACTCATAATAGAAAATTATAAGGCTGATAAAAAAGCACAAATAGATAAAAACACTAATATAGATAATAAAGTTAACGAAGAAAAATTATCTTCATTGCTTAAAGATATTGAAGATATAAAAGAAGAGTTAAAAAATATTAATTTAGAAGAATTAGATGAAAAAGATAAAAAAGAAATTATTGATTTAATAATAGCTTTAGAAAGTTTAGAGGATATTGCTATATCTTATCAAAATGATGATGAGAGTATTGAAAAATTATCAGATATATTTGAGTTGGTAGAAGTTCAAGACAATAACATAGAAGAAAATGCTAAAAATAATAATATAGAAAAAGCAGATGTAAAAGATGCAAAAGACATAAGAGATACAAAAATAACAGAAAATACAAATGACGAAATAGTTAATAATTCTACAGAAACTCTTATAAGCAATGATGATAATAATGTTGCTGATAAAAGAGAGATGAGATTGCAGGAAGCCAAAGAAAATGCAAATAACAACAGCAATTTAAATAACACTATATCCGATGAAAAAGGAAGCGAACTTACAATTATAAACATGAAAGATTCTTCTTCCAGTTTGAAAGGATATAATCATTATAACAATGTATCTAAAACACAAAATACTAACAACCTTGCCGAAAACATAATTAGATTTCAAGATTTGATGTCAAAATTGGTAGAGAAGGCACAAGTTGCTGTTAATAATGGTAAGAGTGAAGTTTTAATGTCGCTTAATCCTGAATATTTGGGCAAGGTGAGATTAAAAATAAGTATGGACGCTGATAACAATTTAGTTGGAAAAATATTTGTGGATAATGCTGAAATAAAAGACATATTTACAAAAAACTTAGACACTGTCATTAGTTCTTTAAATGAGATTGGAATAAACATAGAAGGTTTTGATGTAATGCTTAGACAGGATATGCCAAATGAAAATGGAGAGTTTGAGTTTGGAGGCAATAATTTAAATGGATTTGGAGCAGACAATATAGAAGAAGAAGTTGTAAGCGTACAAAATTATAATATAGTTCCAGAGAGAAAATTGAATTTATTAATATAA
- a CDS encoding TM2 domain-containing protein, which translates to MKKRAYAIIYSALSIMLGGIGIQKFYLGQTKRGVLHVLFFWTFIPTILCVIDLLKFTFMTEEEFDDKYNKIELTNRNNKGYDIINNSLKYNKLINNMSIKIKDNELKENIKELNELYKNIIEISAKSTNNNKIAIKELEKLLEYNIPTIIKIINTYIDLEKSKIEQDNTKLKNDIMDSIIAMKENLKTTLNTIYNNNIMDISSDIEVIKSTLKK; encoded by the coding sequence ATGAAAAAAAGAGCTTATGCTATAATATATTCTGCATTGTCTATAATGCTTGGCGGTATTGGCATACAAAAATTCTACCTCGGCCAAACAAAGAGAGGCGTATTGCATGTTTTGTTTTTTTGGACTTTTATACCTACTATTCTTTGTGTAATAGATTTATTAAAGTTTACATTTATGACAGAAGAAGAATTTGATGATAAATATAATAAAATAGAATTAACTAATAGAAATAATAAAGGATATGATATAATTAATAATTCTCTAAAATATAATAAACTTATAAATAATATGTCAATCAAAATTAAAGATAATGAATTAAAAGAAAATATTAAAGAATTAAATGAGCTCTATAAAAATATAATAGAAATATCTGCAAAAAGTACTAACAATAATAAAATAGCAATAAAAGAATTAGAAAAACTTCTTGAATATAATATACCTACAATAATAAAAATAATAAACACATATATAGATTTAGAAAAATCAAAAATAGAACAAGATAATACAAAATTAAAAAATGATATAATGGATTCTATTATAGCAATGAAAGAAAACTTAAAAACAACATTAAATACAATATATAATAATAACATAATGGATATATCCAGCGATATAGAAGTGATAAAATCAACTTTAAAAAAATAG
- a CDS encoding LemA family protein, with amino-acid sequence MKGSIVAIIFIIVNVVAISIFMIVTTTSIKKSILTEEKLSREYLNNILDIYSKKREASIQYYNAVSKIPRLDTYTITSLSNYITRLSKIDIDDKLIEKPLTFQEFQYIQARIQENINKIDYTARNYPVLRTNQFYMEALRTIRPIIQEEKKAIETYNTHVNEYNRLSTMPPSNIVAGIMGKFPFLPFETGTNIISQTAHIFQ; translated from the coding sequence ATGAAGGGTTCTATTGTAGCTATAATATTTATAATAGTTAATGTTGTAGCTATTAGCATATTTATGATAGTAACTACTACTTCTATAAAAAAATCTATTCTCACTGAAGAGAAATTATCAAGAGAATATTTAAATAATATATTAGATATTTATTCTAAAAAAAGAGAAGCCTCTATACAATATTATAATGCAGTATCAAAAATACCAAGATTAGATACATACACAATAACTTCATTGAGTAATTATATAACAAGATTAAGTAAAATAGATATAGATGATAAATTAATAGAAAAACCGCTAACCTTTCAAGAATTTCAATATATTCAAGCAAGAATACAAGAAAATATAAATAAAATAGATTATACGGCAAGGAATTATCCTGTTTTAAGAACAAATCAATTTTATATGGAAGCTTTAAGAACAATAAGACCCATCATACAAGAAGAAAAAAAAGCGATAGAAACATATAATACACATGTAAATGAATATAATAGATTATCAACAATGCCGCCTTCAAATATAGTAGCAGGTATTATGGGAAAATTTCCTTTCTTACCATTTGAAACAGGCACAAATATCATTTCTCAAACAGCACATATATTTCAATAG
- a CDS encoding double-cubane-cluster-containing anaerobic reductase, whose protein sequence is MSNNYLPEIFETFNDARKKGFITMKEEKDKGKKVVGTFCTYTPREVIYAADAIAVSLCSTSDETIPEAEKYLPKNLCPLIKSSYGFAVTDKCPYMYFSDIIVGETTCDGKKKMYELLGEIKDTHVMQLPYSKNEFAVALWKNEIKELIKKLEEKFNVKITEEKLKEAIKLCNEERKVIRKFFNLGKLVPSPIKGSDMHEALQSSNYKFDRKLYIEEIKNLVDTFNDKYKKGESPFNKNTPRILITGCPTGGLVEKIVKQLEEVGGNVVCFESCVGTKNFEMLVDENKEPIEAIAERYLNIPCSVMSPNNERMDIIKRYIDEYKIDGVVDVILSSCHTYAVEGEKIRRTVEECGKSYLQIETNYSNSDTAQLRTRLEAFVEML, encoded by the coding sequence ATGTCTAATAATTATTTACCTGAAATTTTTGAAACTTTTAATGATGCCCGTAAAAAAGGCTTTATTACAATGAAAGAAGAGAAGGATAAAGGGAAAAAAGTAGTTGGTACTTTTTGCACATATACGCCAAGAGAGGTGATATATGCAGCTGATGCTATAGCGGTGTCATTATGTTCTACCAGTGATGAAACTATACCAGAGGCTGAGAAGTATTTGCCTAAGAATTTATGTCCTCTAATAAAATCAAGTTATGGTTTTGCTGTTACAGATAAATGTCCTTATATGTATTTTTCAGATATTATAGTAGGGGAAACCACTTGCGATGGTAAGAAGAAGATGTATGAGCTTTTGGGAGAGATAAAAGATACACATGTTATGCAGCTTCCATATTCAAAGAATGAATTTGCTGTTGCTCTTTGGAAAAATGAGATTAAAGAACTTATAAAAAAATTAGAAGAAAAATTTAACGTAAAAATTACAGAAGAAAAATTGAAAGAAGCTATAAAATTATGCAATGAAGAGAGAAAAGTAATAAGAAAGTTTTTTAATTTAGGTAAATTAGTGCCTTCTCCTATAAAGGGAAGTGATATGCATGAAGCTTTACAATCATCTAATTATAAATTTGACAGGAAGCTCTATATAGAAGAGATAAAAAATTTAGTTGATACTTTTAATGATAAATATAAAAAAGGTGAATCTCCATTTAATAAAAATACTCCGAGGATACTTATTACAGGCTGTCCTACAGGTGGGCTTGTAGAAAAGATAGTAAAACAGCTTGAAGAGGTGGGAGGAAATGTTGTATGCTTTGAAAGCTGTGTGGGGACAAAGAATTTTGAGATGCTTGTTGATGAGAATAAAGAGCCTATAGAGGCTATTGCTGAGAGATATTTAAATATACCTTGTTCTGTTATGAGTCCTAACAATGAAAGAATGGATATTATAAAAAGATATATTGATGAATATAAAATAGATGGTGTAGTGGACGTTATTTTAAGCTCTTGTCATACTTATGCTGTAGAAGGTGAAAAGATTAGACGCACTGTAGAGGAATGCGGAAAGTCTTATTTACAAATAGAGACTAATTATTCTAATAGTGATACTGCTCAGCTTAGAACGAGATTAGAAGCTTTTGTTGAGATGCTATAA
- a CDS encoding flagellar hook assembly protein FlgD, with the protein MISAEALRMSDKEIRILKQEVGAFNLQHNFERDPAKNSLGKDDFLKLLTVQMSHQDPLSPMDNRDMIAQLAQFSSVEQMTEVNKNLESMKTFYSSQSGYSMLGKSVEVMDEAGNRFLGPVEMVMENDTGVALAVRTANGLITVRPEDVMIVHSSGDLMASESAATTAIMENQSEDEATKIFKSSLADKAQIVRPSEDDGNGDEVVNNSVMMTAKEDNKQNEEKASIGNKTIKK; encoded by the coding sequence ATGATATCAGCAGAAGCATTAAGAATGAGTGATAAGGAGATAAGAATATTAAAGCAAGAAGTTGGAGCTTTTAACTTGCAGCATAATTTTGAAAGAGACCCTGCTAAAAACTCTTTAGGTAAAGATGACTTTTTAAAACTCTTAACAGTACAAATGAGCCATCAAGACCCATTGTCTCCTATGGATAACAGAGATATGATAGCACAGCTTGCACAGTTTTCTTCTGTAGAGCAAATGACTGAAGTTAATAAGAACTTAGAATCTATGAAAACATTTTACTCTAGTCAAAGTGGTTATTCTATGCTTGGCAAAAGTGTTGAGGTAATGGACGAGGCTGGAAATAGATTCTTAGGACCTGTTGAGATGGTTATGGAAAATGACACTGGAGTTGCTTTGGCAGTTAGAACAGCTAACGGACTTATAACTGTTAGACCTGAAGATGTTATGATAGTACACTCAAGTGGAGATTTAATGGCTTCAGAATCTGCAGCAACTACTGCAATTATGGAAAATCAAAGCGAAGATGAAGCTACAAAAATATTCAAATCATCATTAGCAGATAAAGCTCAAATAGTAAGACCTTCAGAAGATGACGGAAATGGTGATGAGGTTGTTAATAATTCTGTTATGATGACAGCGAAAGAAGATAATAAACAAAACGAAGAAAAAGCTAGTATAGGAAACAAAACTATTAAGAAATAA
- a CDS encoding aminotransferase class V-fold PLP-dependent enzyme, which produces MIYFDNAATTLKKPDTVAKAVFEAINSFANASRGSYELSLNSERVILDTREKIVKLFNGYSPNYVAFTSNSTEALNTVIKGIINKDSHVITTSLEHNSVLRPLYEMQELGTELTIIKANNKGELNYNDIEKNIKPNTKAIICTHASNVIGDVLDIEFIGDLCTKHNILFILDASQTAGSIDVDMKKNNIDMVCFTGHKGLMAPQGTGGLCIKKGVDIKPLKTGGSGIKTYSKTHPENMPTRLEAGTLNSHSIAGLNAALEFIENETVEKIRDKERELADCFYNGVKNIENIKLYGNYNTKKRTSIVSLNIGDTDSAKVSDILSSKYNIATRAGGHCAPLMHEALGTIKQGIVRFSFSYFNTFEEIEKGIDAVREISKSL; this is translated from the coding sequence ATGATATATTTTGACAATGCAGCTACTACATTAAAAAAACCAGACACAGTTGCTAAGGCAGTTTTTGAGGCAATAAACAGCTTTGCAAATGCTTCAAGAGGCTCTTATGAATTATCATTAAATAGCGAGAGAGTTATACTTGATACAAGAGAGAAAATAGTTAAACTTTTTAATGGATATAGCCCAAATTATGTTGCATTTACAAGCAATTCTACAGAAGCATTAAACACAGTAATAAAAGGCATAATTAATAAAGATAGCCATGTTATAACTACGTCACTTGAACATAACAGCGTTTTAAGACCTCTTTATGAAATGCAAGAACTTGGAACAGAGCTTACAATAATAAAAGCAAATAACAAAGGCGAGTTGAATTATAATGATATAGAAAAAAACATAAAACCAAATACTAAAGCAATTATATGTACGCATGCTTCTAATGTTATAGGTGATGTTTTGGATATTGAGTTTATTGGTGATTTATGCACTAAACATAATATATTATTTATACTCGATGCTTCTCAAACAGCAGGAAGTATTGATGTAGATATGAAGAAAAACAATATAGATATGGTATGTTTTACTGGTCATAAAGGTTTGATGGCTCCTCAAGGTACGGGCGGATTATGCATAAAAAAAGGTGTAGATATTAAGCCATTAAAAACAGGAGGCTCTGGAATAAAAACCTATTCAAAAACACACCCAGAAAATATGCCTACAAGACTTGAAGCGGGTACATTAAATAGCCATTCTATAGCCGGGCTTAATGCTGCTTTAGAGTTTATAGAAAATGAAACTGTAGAAAAAATTAGAGATAAAGAAAGAGAGTTAGCTGATTGCTTTTATAATGGAGTTAAAAATATAGAAAACATTAAGCTTTATGGAAATTATAATACAAAAAAAAGAACTTCTATAGTGTCTTTAAATATTGGAGATACAGATTCTGCAAAAGTGTCTGATATATTATCAAGCAAATATAATATAGCAACGAGGGCAGGAGGGCATTGTGCACCTCTTATGCATGAGGCTTTAGGCACTATTAAACAGGGTATTGTGAGGTTTAGCTTTTCCTATTTTAATACATTTGAAGAGATAGAAAAGGGAATTGACGCTGTGAGGGAGATAAGTAAAAGTTTATAA
- the galT gene encoding galactose-1-phosphate uridylyltransferase, translating into MAELRYNPLLGDYVMIASHRQARPQMPKDYCPFCPGSGKVPDSYDVLCYDNDFPALSFEPPYPDDVDNGKLFRTAPSIGKCEVILYSSDHNTTLPELPVEHILKLVKLWQERMIKIAENKKIKYIMPFENKGEVVGVTMPHPHGQIYGYSWIPLRIKRKIDMASSYYNLKNRNLFADMLDQEIEDGRRIIFENEDFVCFLPFASEYPYGIMIMPKRNVIAINDFNEKESLSLADTLKKATTTLDTLFDMKFPYMMCMYSAPVNDGFNYNDIWRYHIEFFPPMRSKEKQKFNASSETGAWAPCNPTSPEEMAANLRTAYFRNIGM; encoded by the coding sequence ATGGCAGAATTACGTTATAATCCTTTACTTGGAGATTATGTTATGATAGCAAGTCATAGGCAAGCACGTCCGCAAATGCCTAAAGATTATTGTCCTTTTTGCCCGGGAAGCGGCAAAGTACCAGACAGCTATGATGTTCTCTGTTATGATAATGACTTTCCTGCACTATCTTTTGAACCGCCTTATCCAGATGATGTAGACAATGGTAAACTATTTAGAACTGCGCCTTCCATAGGAAAATGTGAGGTAATACTATATTCTTCAGATCACAATACTACGCTTCCAGAATTGCCTGTTGAGCATATATTAAAGCTCGTAAAATTATGGCAGGAAAGAATGATTAAAATAGCTGAAAATAAAAAAATAAAATATATTATGCCTTTTGAAAATAAAGGTGAAGTAGTTGGGGTTACTATGCCGCATCCTCATGGTCAGATATATGGCTATAGCTGGATACCATTGAGAATTAAAAGAAAAATAGATATGGCTTCAAGCTACTATAATTTAAAAAATAGAAACCTATTTGCTGATATGCTCGATCAAGAAATTGAAGACGGAAGAAGAATCATATTTGAAAATGAAGACTTTGTATGTTTCCTTCCATTTGCTTCTGAATATCCTTATGGTATTATGATTATGCCTAAGAGGAATGTTATAGCAATAAATGATTTTAATGAAAAAGAATCTTTATCTTTAGCTGATACTTTGAAAAAAGCTACTACTACATTAGACACATTATTTGATATGAAATTCCCTTATATGATGTGTATGTATAGTGCTCCTGTAAATGATGGATTTAATTATAATGATATTTGGCGTTATCATATAGAGTTCTTCCCTCCTATGAGAAGTAAAGAAAAACAAAAATTTAATGCTTCATCAGAAACAGGTGCTTGGGCTCCTTGCAATCCTACCAGCCCTGAGGAGATGGCTGCTAATTTAAGAACTGCTTATTTTAGAAATATTGGGATGTAA
- a CDS encoding rubrerythrin family protein, which yields MLKKLSLLISLMFIFFSFANAQTAKSTLDGMMQSYNGEMNASAMYAEFAKKSQNKSVSTMFKAASAAEAIHAKLLNDMAISNKLTAKPLTAKINPVKTSTDNAHLQAGIKGETYEYTKMYPAFSKVAMAEGNKDVANLMNMIASVEKTHAQLYDKTMKDLAAGQGLPEGYYVCPVCGYIERGSSPDECPICSASGSTFQAFLS from the coding sequence ATGTTAAAAAAATTATCTTTGTTAATTTCACTAATGTTTATCTTTTTTAGCTTTGCCAATGCGCAAACAGCGAAGTCTACATTAGACGGCATGATGCAGTCTTATAATGGAGAGATGAATGCTTCTGCTATGTACGCAGAATTTGCTAAAAAATCACAAAATAAGAGTGTATCAACTATGTTCAAAGCTGCTTCTGCTGCTGAGGCTATACATGCTAAACTTTTAAATGATATGGCTATATCTAACAAATTAACTGCTAAACCTTTAACTGCTAAAATTAATCCTGTTAAAACATCTACAGATAATGCTCATTTACAAGCTGGTATTAAAGGTGAAACTTATGAATATACTAAAATGTATCCTGCTTTTAGTAAGGTAGCTATGGCTGAGGGTAATAAAGATGTTGCTAATTTAATGAATATGATAGCAAGCGTTGAAAAAACACATGCTCAGTTATATGATAAAACTATGAAAGATTTGGCTGCTGGACAGGGATTACCTGAAGGTTATTATGTATGTCCTGTTTGCGGATATATAGAAAGAGGAAGCTCTCCTGATGAATGTCCTATTTGTAGTGCTTCTGGAAGTACTTTCCAAGCTTTTTTGAGCTAA
- a CDS encoding HEAT repeat domain-containing protein, with protein MKQFVILFLLIISFSLTAQNTNEISSSTNETTSAVLNEEYKVNDELMNTFKYGTTSQKISAISRIKKTKNENDISAMVEYYPNEKNNKIKIEIINFFKQNVNDKGKTIIDYAIVDEDDSVRKEAYYLCSIYPDIKYESSIMSSISNESGLILDSMINALGAIKSTLASDYLAEKYTNDVIGSSTKIEILRYFSETKDIKGEVICRNAAQNAGEAALVRYMGIVAMGAYPSAENYEILQKILKEDLPEVTARVIYILPEYSAYGDIKKDIVEACKNDSESVRIYAIKALNNYKTEPEIQELLLYRLQNDNSENITLEVLNLYSDSMPTGEMFDAIKKLADSSANKKIKDKAKSIVEGSNNTTTETTTATAY; from the coding sequence ATGAAACAATTTGTTATTTTGTTTTTATTAATTATCTCTTTTAGTTTGACTGCCCAAAATACTAATGAAATTTCTTCATCTACTAATGAAACTACATCAGCTGTTTTAAATGAAGAATATAAAGTAAATGATGAATTAATGAACACTTTTAAATATGGAACTACTTCTCAAAAAATATCGGCTATTTCAAGAATAAAAAAGACTAAAAATGAAAATGATATATCTGCTATGGTGGAATATTATCCAAATGAAAAAAATAACAAAATAAAAATAGAGATAATAAATTTCTTTAAACAAAATGTTAATGATAAAGGAAAAACTATAATAGATTATGCTATAGTAGATGAAGATGATAGTGTGAGAAAAGAGGCTTATTATTTATGTTCTATTTATCCTGATATAAAATACGAGTCAAGTATTATGTCTTCTATCAGCAATGAATCTGGTCTTATATTAGACAGTATGATAAATGCTTTGGGAGCTATTAAATCTACTTTAGCTTCAGATTATTTGGCAGAGAAATATACTAATGATGTTATTGGCTCCAGTACAAAGATAGAGATATTAAGATATTTTTCTGAGACAAAAGATATTAAAGGCGAAGTTATTTGCAGGAATGCGGCACAAAATGCAGGGGAAGCTGCTTTAGTTCGCTATATGGGAATAGTTGCAATGGGTGCTTATCCGAGTGCTGAAAATTATGAGATATTACAGAAGATATTAAAAGAGGATTTACCTGAAGTTACTGCGAGGGTTATTTATATACTTCCAGAGTATAGCGCTTATGGGGATATTAAAAAAGATATTGTTGAAGCTTGCAAAAATGATAGCGAATCTGTGAGAATATATGCTATTAAAGCTTTAAATAATTATAAGACAGAGCCAGAGATTCAGGAGCTTTTGCTTTATAGACTTCAAAATGATAATTCTGAAAATATTACTCTTGAGGTATTAAATCTTTATAGTGATTCTATGCCTACTGGAGAGATGTTTGATGCCATTAAAAAATTAGCCGACTCTTCTGCAAACAAGAAAATTAAAGACAAAGCAAAATCAATAGTAGAAGGTTCTAATAATACAACAACAGAGACAACTACAGCTACTGCTTATTAA
- a CDS encoding glycosyltransferase, which translates to MSLKVSVIIPHRIGENIESTLVGIYLSDYNKNNIEIFQAEGTHPTVQRNECLKKASGDIIYFIDNDSLIDPLNIKRAAEIFESNEKIAIVGGPAIHIISNAKERYIDSCMRSYYAVGPIANRYSKNSSTYREGTDRDVILCNLFIRRDVIFEAGLFDESLYPNEENALIDKILSLGYKLMYDPEIIVRRPPRGNLKSYIKMLLNYGRGRFEQLYKNFNKKNLIFTLPAFFSIYILLLPIILAIYLCSKINYIAIYFIPAIIYLTATILAGIIKSIKEKGIINKILGMFIYPFMFFITHLFYGLGFFYAIFRIITGYKRVTKFSINKYKSFS; encoded by the coding sequence GTGTCATTAAAAGTAAGTGTGATTATTCCTCATAGAATAGGTGAAAATATAGAAAGTACATTAGTAGGAATTTATCTATCTGATTATAATAAAAATAATATAGAAATATTTCAAGCTGAAGGTACTCACCCTACAGTGCAAAGAAATGAATGTTTAAAAAAAGCATCAGGAGATATCATATATTTTATAGATAATGATTCACTTATAGATCCGCTTAATATAAAAAGAGCAGCAGAAATATTTGAAAGCAATGAGAAAATAGCAATTGTTGGAGGACCTGCTATTCATATTATTTCAAATGCAAAAGAAAGATATATTGATTCTTGTATGCGTTCCTATTATGCAGTTGGCCCAATAGCAAATAGATATAGTAAAAACTCTTCTACTTATAGAGAAGGAACCGACAGAGATGTGATACTTTGCAATTTATTTATACGAAGAGATGTGATATTTGAAGCGGGGCTTTTTGATGAAAGTTTATATCCGAATGAAGAAAATGCATTAATTGATAAAATACTTTCTTTAGGGTATAAACTAATGTATGACCCTGAGATAATAGTAAGAAGACCTCCAAGAGGAAATTTAAAATCATATATAAAAATGTTACTTAACTATGGAAGGGGAAGATTTGAACAGCTTTATAAAAACTTCAATAAAAAAAACCTAATATTTACATTGCCTGCTTTCTTTAGTATTTATATATTATTACTGCCAATCATATTAGCCATTTATCTATGCAGCAAAATTAATTATATAGCTATATATTTTATTCCTGCTATAATATACTTGACAGCTACTATTTTAGCAGGAATAATAAAATCTATAAAAGAAAAAGGAATTATAAATAAAATATTAGGTATGTTTATATACCCATTTATGTTTTTTATAACGCATCTGTTTTATGGATTAGGTTTTTTTTATGCTATTTTTAGAATTATAACTGGTTATAAAAGAGTAACCAAATTTAGTATAAATAAATATAAATCATTTTCTTAA
- a CDS encoding OmpA family protein, whose protein sequence is MKKLLFVFALFIFVISCGTTPEMAPAENAEPVALAVQEEPQAVTNTSELYLPQGTSIRDSQRGRVFETNPKIIFGFAKTAMPANANVAFAQVMEFLDKNPNVRLVIEGHTSNKGIAYPYNYNLSVNRVKNAKAYLVNNGVDANRLIEKPLGEALPESNVQANLRRYEFIIIENQADMDKYNSFVSTLDVRKETVYTGN, encoded by the coding sequence ATGAAAAAATTATTATTTGTTTTTGCTTTATTTATTTTTGTAATATCTTGCGGTACTACTCCAGAAATGGCACCTGCAGAAAATGCAGAACCTGTTGCTTTGGCTGTACAAGAAGAACCTCAAGCTGTTACTAATACTAGTGAGCTCTATTTGCCTCAAGGTACTTCTATAAGAGATTCTCAAAGGGGAAGAGTATTTGAAACTAATCCTAAAATAATATTTGGATTTGCTAAGACTGCTATGCCTGCAAATGCTAATGTTGCTTTTGCTCAAGTAATGGAGTTTTTAGATAAGAATCCTAATGTTAGATTAGTAATAGAAGGACATACCAGCAATAAGGGAATAGCTTATCCCTATAATTACAACTTATCTGTTAATAGGGTAAAAAATGCTAAGGCTTATTTGGTTAATAATGGGGTTGATGCTAATAGATTAATTGAAAAACCGCTCGGCGAAGCATTGCCTGAGTCTAATGTTCAAGCTAATCTTAGAAGATATGAGTTTATAATTATTGAAAATCAAGCAGATATGGATAAATATAATAGTTTTGTATCTACTCTTGATGTGAGAAAGGAAACTGTATATACTGGAAATTAA